One genomic window of Candidatus Pseudobacter hemicellulosilyticus includes the following:
- a CDS encoding bestrophin family protein translates to MITYNPKDWFTFIFRFHKADTLRALAPLILCICAYSGLIAFLELEYLKLNESESSHLKNISIMNTLLSFVISMLLVFRTNTAYDRWWEGRKHWGALVNNSRNLALKMNAILKPTDTGNRQFFRKTIPMYAAVLSRHLGTEQTRLALDDKEHPEWGDLDSNKHVPNQVAALLMQRVNRLYEEGTIKGDQLITINAELQAFTDVCGACERIKNTPIPFSYSVFLKKFIFFYVMTLPLSFVFSLGYIAIPVTAFIFYVLASLELIAEEIEDPFGDDANDLPTKKIADNIRKHVGEIL, encoded by the coding sequence ATGATCACCTATAATCCAAAGGACTGGTTCACTTTTATATTTCGTTTTCATAAGGCAGATACGCTCAGGGCGCTGGCGCCGCTGATCCTGTGTATCTGCGCCTATAGCGGCCTTATTGCTTTCCTGGAGCTGGAGTACCTGAAGCTGAATGAAAGTGAAAGCAGCCACCTGAAGAATATCTCCATCATGAACACGCTGCTCAGCTTCGTGATCTCCATGCTGCTGGTATTCCGCACCAATACAGCGTATGACCGCTGGTGGGAGGGGAGGAAACACTGGGGTGCGCTGGTGAATAACAGCAGGAACCTGGCGCTGAAAATGAATGCCATCCTGAAGCCTACGGATACCGGTAACAGGCAGTTCTTCCGGAAGACCATTCCCATGTATGCGGCGGTACTGTCGCGGCACCTGGGGACCGAGCAGACCCGCCTGGCGCTGGATGATAAAGAACATCCGGAATGGGGCGATCTGGACAGCAACAAACATGTGCCCAACCAGGTAGCGGCCCTGCTGATGCAGCGTGTGAACCGGTTGTACGAAGAAGGGACTATCAAGGGCGATCAGCTGATCACCATCAATGCGGAGCTACAGGCTTTCACCGATGTATGCGGCGCCTGTGAGCGCATCAAGAATACGCCCATCCCGTTTTCCTATAGTGTGTTCCTGAAAAAATTCATCTTCTTTTATGTGATGACCCTGCCGCTGAGCTTTGTGTTCTCGCTGGGGTATATTGCTATTCCTGTTACTGCTTTTATCTTTTATGTGCTGGCCAGTCTTGAGCTGATTGCCGAAGAAATAGAAGATCCTTTCGGGGATGACGCCAACGACCTGCCTACGAAGAAGATTGCGGACAATATCCGCAAGCATGTAGGCGAGATACTGTAA
- a CDS encoding zinc-dependent peptidase — translation MAPYIILAFIALVAVIIWRWKPSRVITAFQLTDEHRQILQQQVLFYQRLDEKEKLRFEQKLVVFLREVRIQGIGTDIDETDRIFVAASAVIPIFGFPEWQYRNLTDVLIYPDTFNEEFQFEGKDRAILGMVGSGYMNGKMILSRHALRQGFEVRSDKSNTAIHEFVHLLDKSDGAVDGIPENLLQHQYTIPWLHLMQQQIEQIKANRSDINPYAATDKSEFFAVVSEYFFERPELLQQKHPELYDYLEKIFNQSPAER, via the coding sequence ATGGCTCCGTACATCATTCTTGCCTTCATTGCCCTTGTGGCCGTTATCATCTGGCGCTGGAAACCCTCCCGCGTGATCACCGCTTTCCAGCTTACTGATGAACACCGGCAGATCCTGCAGCAGCAGGTCCTTTTTTACCAGCGGCTGGATGAAAAAGAAAAGCTCCGCTTTGAACAGAAGCTGGTCGTCTTCCTCCGCGAGGTCCGCATTCAGGGCATTGGCACCGACATTGATGAAACCGACCGCATCTTTGTAGCCGCCAGCGCTGTGATCCCCATTTTCGGATTCCCCGAATGGCAGTACCGCAACCTGACCGATGTGCTGATCTATCCAGATACTTTTAATGAAGAATTTCAATTTGAAGGAAAGGACCGCGCTATCCTCGGCATGGTAGGCAGTGGCTATATGAACGGCAAAATGATCCTCTCCCGCCATGCCCTGCGGCAGGGTTTTGAAGTGAGATCAGATAAATCGAATACCGCTATCCACGAGTTTGTCCACCTGCTGGATAAATCCGATGGCGCTGTAGACGGCATACCGGAAAACCTGCTGCAACACCAGTACACCATTCCCTGGCTGCACCTGATGCAGCAGCAGATTGAGCAGATCAAAGCCAATCGCTCCGATATCAACCCCTATGCCGCTACCGATAAGAGCGAATTCTTTGCCGTAGTGTCCGAATATTTTTTTGAAAGGCCGGAGCTGCTGCAGCAGAAGCATCCGGAATTGTATGACTATTTAGAAAAGATATTTAACCAATCGCCGGCGGAACGATAG
- a CDS encoding PIN domain-containing protein — MKETYPGYYKKTPQEIKKVWDNGLLTFDSNVLLNIYRYPADTRKELLKLIDKLSAKIFLTHQGGLEFHRNRFDVIVEQEKTYREFNENFSRIETELSARNCHPYLSDIVHHKLSQVLGEVKTEIRSNEQYFSDLITNDEIYLEINRLFEKKIESPFTPEELHKLLEDEKKKQHTRSLFAMDENSSEERKYSDLLLWKQIIHKAKKTRKPIILVTDEGKKNWWWTLNNGHIIGPRQDLVEELFNETHVDFYIYTTEKFLEYGLTYLQEKGNAKVIDEVKERKEDFMKATA, encoded by the coding sequence ATGAAAGAGACCTACCCTGGTTATTACAAGAAGACACCACAGGAGATCAAAAAGGTGTGGGACAATGGCCTGTTGACGTTTGACTCAAATGTATTACTGAACATCTACAGGTACCCGGCCGACACCAGAAAAGAGCTGCTCAAGCTGATCGACAAACTGTCCGCCAAGATTTTTTTGACACATCAGGGCGGACTTGAATTCCACCGCAACCGTTTTGATGTGATCGTTGAACAGGAGAAGACCTACCGCGAGTTCAATGAAAACTTTTCCAGAATTGAAACAGAACTGAGCGCACGTAATTGTCATCCTTACCTGTCAGACATCGTACACCACAAGCTCAGCCAGGTATTGGGCGAAGTAAAAACAGAGATCCGCAGCAACGAACAGTATTTCAGCGACCTCATCACCAATGACGAGATCTACCTGGAGATCAACCGCCTCTTTGAGAAAAAGATCGAAAGTCCTTTCACCCCCGAAGAGCTGCACAAGTTACTGGAAGACGAAAAGAAAAAACAGCACACCCGGAGTCTTTTTGCTATGGATGAAAATTCCTCCGAAGAAAGGAAATACAGCGACCTGCTGTTATGGAAGCAGATCATCCACAAAGCCAAGAAGACCCGCAAGCCCATCATCCTGGTAACAGATGAGGGTAAGAAGAACTGGTGGTGGACCCTGAACAATGGTCATATCATTGGCCCCCGTCAGGACCTCGTGGAAGAACTGTTCAACGAAACACACGTTGACTTCTACATCTACACCACAGAGAAATTCCTGGAATACGGCCTCACCTACCTGCAAGAAAAAGGCAATGCAAAAGTGATTGACGAGGTGAAGGAACGTAAAGAAGACTTTATGAAAGCCACTGCGTGA
- a CDS encoding M48 family metallopeptidase — protein sequence MPGATASYYNNIAGPYRARLILSSVTLTIRYEDEQNQQQEMHWLGEKIISLEERVNDAELRYPGANGQPEERLIIHDQETIQGIKKQFAHQPFARTGRAPRPFRSGWSKLLLLLGFFGALLLAAYLWMIPWLGERVAMNFSRNYEVEIGEHLYSSTISQYTIDTHKTTQVNHFYGLLQYQTNYPVSITVVNAGTPNAFAIPGGHIVVFDAILEKMKTPEQLAALLGHEVSHIALRHSLRNIFRSLARKMFLSLLLGSESGITAVIVNNADALKGLEYSRELETEADENGMRLMSHNHIDPNGMLQLMELLQDATQGTGTVNFLSTHPVFDRRIDHIKAQLRTLQTPRETNDSLSSLFQQLQTSQRW from the coding sequence ATGCCCGGCGCTACTGCTTCTTATTATAATAATATTGCAGGTCCTTACCGGGCCCGGCTCATTCTCTCTTCTGTCACACTCACCATCCGATACGAAGACGAACAAAACCAGCAACAGGAAATGCACTGGCTGGGAGAAAAGATCATCTCCCTGGAAGAACGCGTCAATGATGCAGAACTTCGCTATCCTGGAGCCAATGGTCAACCGGAGGAAAGACTGATCATTCATGATCAGGAAACTATACAGGGAATAAAAAAGCAATTTGCACATCAGCCCTTTGCCCGTACCGGGCGGGCGCCCCGTCCTTTCCGCAGCGGCTGGAGTAAGTTGCTGCTGCTGTTGGGCTTCTTTGGCGCTTTGCTGCTGGCAGCTTACCTATGGATGATCCCCTGGCTGGGAGAACGTGTGGCGATGAACTTCTCCCGCAACTATGAAGTGGAAATAGGCGAGCATTTATACAGCTCCACCATCAGCCAGTATACCATTGATACACATAAAACAACTCAAGTCAATCATTTCTACGGGTTATTACAATACCAGACCAATTATCCCGTTAGTATTACGGTCGTAAATGCCGGCACACCCAATGCCTTTGCCATTCCGGGCGGTCATATCGTGGTTTTTGATGCCATCCTGGAAAAGATGAAGACACCTGAACAACTTGCTGCATTACTGGGCCATGAAGTTTCTCATATTGCGTTGCGACACTCGCTTCGCAATATATTCCGCAGCCTGGCGAGAAAAATGTTCCTCTCTTTACTCCTGGGCAGCGAATCAGGCATTACAGCAGTGATAGTGAATAATGCCGACGCTCTTAAAGGGCTTGAATATTCCAGGGAACTGGAGACGGAAGCCGATGAAAACGGAATGCGGCTCATGTCTCATAATCATATTGACCCCAACGGTATGCTGCAATTAATGGAGTTATTGCAGGATGCAACACAAGGTACCGGGACAGTCAATTTCTTAAGCACTCACCCTGTCTTCGACAGGCGTATTGACCACATCAAAGCGCAGCTCAGGACACTGCAGACACCCCGTGAAACGAATGATTCCCTGAGCAGCCTCTTTCAGCAACTACAGACCAGCCAGCGCTGGTAA
- a CDS encoding aconitate hydratase, whose protein sequence is MVFDLDLIKKLYAELPDKVATARKLVGKPLTLAEKILYAHLYQPATQAYERGKNYVDFAPDRVAMQDATAQMALLQFMTCGRDRVAVPSTVHCDHLIQAKTGANEDLNTAKNVNKEVYDFLASISNKYGIGFWKPGAGIIHQVVLENYAFPGGMMIGTDSHTPNAGGLGMVAIGVGGADAVDVMAGLPWELKMPKLIGVKLTGKLSGWASAKDVILVVAGKLTVKGGTGAIVEYFGEGADSLSATGKGTICNMGAEIGATCSIFGYDEKMAGYLKATGREEVASLADGVREHLRPDTEVYADPAQYYDQLIEIDLNTLEPHVNGPFTPDLAWPISKFAEAVKANNWPERLEVALIGSCTNSSYEDISRSASLAEQAIAKNLKAKAEFTITPGSELVRYTIEKDGFLKTFDQIGGVVLANACGPCIGQWARHIDDPNRKNSIITSFNRNFAKRNDGLASTHAFVASPEIVTAFAIAGDLTFNPLTDKLTNEDGKEVMLDEPTGVELPPNGFSVDDPGYQGPAADGSSVQVIVSPESQRLQLLEPFAAWEGADIIGLLLLIKAKGKCTTDHISMAGPWLKFRGHLDNISNNMLIGAVNYYNEKTDTVKNQLTGEYGAVPATQRAYKAVGIGSIVVGDENYGEGSSREHAAMEPRHLGVRAIVVRSFARIHETNLKKQGMLALTFANKEDYDKIQEDDTFDIIGLNAFTPGKPLTMVIVHKDGSNESIVLNHTYNDQQIEWFKAGGALNVIRAEFAKK, encoded by the coding sequence ATGGTTTTTGATCTGGACTTAATTAAAAAGCTGTATGCGGAGCTCCCGGATAAGGTAGCTACTGCCCGTAAACTGGTAGGAAAACCGCTCACATTGGCAGAAAAGATTTTATACGCCCACTTGTACCAGCCGGCTACCCAGGCCTATGAGCGTGGCAAAAACTATGTGGATTTTGCGCCCGACCGCGTGGCCATGCAGGACGCCACAGCCCAGATGGCCCTGCTCCAGTTCATGACCTGCGGCCGCGACCGGGTAGCTGTTCCCTCTACCGTACACTGTGATCACCTGATTCAGGCTAAAACAGGGGCTAATGAGGACCTGAACACCGCTAAGAACGTCAATAAAGAAGTGTACGACTTCCTCGCTTCTATTTCCAATAAATATGGTATCGGCTTCTGGAAACCCGGCGCCGGCATTATTCACCAGGTGGTACTGGAAAACTACGCCTTCCCCGGCGGTATGATGATCGGTACCGATTCCCATACCCCCAACGCGGGCGGCCTCGGCATGGTGGCCATCGGCGTGGGTGGCGCAGACGCCGTGGACGTAATGGCCGGCCTGCCCTGGGAACTGAAAATGCCCAAATTGATCGGGGTCAAGCTGACCGGTAAACTCAGCGGCTGGGCTTCCGCCAAGGACGTGATCCTGGTGGTAGCAGGCAAACTGACCGTAAAAGGCGGTACCGGCGCTATTGTGGAATATTTCGGAGAAGGCGCCGACAGCCTCAGCGCTACCGGTAAAGGCACCATCTGTAACATGGGCGCCGAGATCGGAGCTACCTGCTCCATCTTTGGCTACGACGAGAAAATGGCCGGCTACCTCAAAGCCACCGGCCGCGAAGAAGTGGCCAGTCTGGCCGATGGCGTTCGTGAGCACCTCCGCCCTGATACTGAAGTATATGCCGATCCCGCACAGTACTATGACCAGCTGATCGAGATTGACCTCAATACCCTGGAACCCCATGTGAACGGTCCTTTCACCCCGGACCTCGCCTGGCCCATCAGCAAGTTTGCCGAAGCCGTAAAAGCCAATAACTGGCCCGAACGCCTGGAAGTAGCCCTGATTGGTTCCTGCACCAACTCTTCCTACGAAGATATCAGCCGCTCCGCCTCCCTGGCAGAACAGGCTATTGCCAAGAATTTAAAGGCCAAGGCCGAGTTTACCATCACCCCGGGCTCGGAACTGGTTCGTTATACTATTGAGAAAGATGGATTCCTGAAGACCTTCGACCAGATCGGTGGCGTAGTGCTGGCCAATGCCTGCGGCCCCTGTATTGGTCAGTGGGCACGTCATATTGACGATCCCAACCGTAAGAACTCCATCATCACCTCTTTCAACCGCAACTTCGCCAAAAGGAATGATGGCCTGGCTTCTACCCACGCTTTCGTGGCCTCGCCCGAGATCGTGACCGCCTTTGCCATTGCCGGCGACCTGACCTTCAACCCGCTTACCGACAAGCTGACCAACGAGGATGGCAAGGAAGTAATGCTGGACGAACCAACAGGGGTAGAATTACCGCCCAATGGTTTCTCCGTGGACGATCCCGGATACCAGGGACCCGCAGCTGATGGCAGCAGCGTACAGGTCATTGTAAGCCCCGAGTCCCAGCGCCTCCAGCTGCTGGAACCCTTTGCTGCCTGGGAAGGCGCTGATATCATAGGCCTGCTGCTGCTGATCAAGGCAAAAGGTAAATGTACCACTGACCATATCTCCATGGCCGGCCCCTGGCTCAAATTCCGCGGCCACCTGGACAATATCAGCAATAACATGCTGATCGGCGCAGTGAACTACTATAATGAAAAGACAGACACCGTAAAGAACCAGCTCACCGGCGAATACGGCGCGGTGCCCGCCACCCAGCGCGCTTACAAAGCCGTTGGCATCGGCAGCATCGTGGTAGGTGATGAGAACTATGGTGAAGGCAGCAGCCGCGAACACGCCGCTATGGAACCCCGCCACCTCGGCGTAAGGGCCATCGTGGTACGCAGCTTTGCCCGTATCCATGAAACCAACCTCAAAAAACAGGGTATGCTGGCCCTCACCTTCGCCAACAAGGAGGACTATGATAAGATCCAGGAGGATGATACCTTCGATATCATCGGTCTTAATGCCTTTACACCCGGCAAACCGCTTACGATGGTGATCGTCCATAAGGACGGCAGCAATGAATCCATTGTGCTGAATCATACCTACAATGATCAGCAGATTGAATGGTTCAAAGCAGGTGGCGCCCTCAATGTGATCCGCGCTGAATTTGCGAAGAAATAA
- a CDS encoding PspC domain-containing protein, whose protein sequence is MQNNRSLNRFRHFIEWQAFGVCSAIGERMGIATSRIRTCFIYVSLLTMGSPLILYLALAFTMNIKRYIKSVRRNPLRYQ, encoded by the coding sequence ATGCAAAACAACCGCTCCCTGAACCGGTTTAGACACTTTATCGAGTGGCAGGCATTCGGCGTGTGTTCTGCTATAGGAGAACGTATGGGGATTGCAACCTCCAGGATCCGCACGTGTTTTATCTATGTTTCGCTGCTCACTATGGGTTCTCCCCTTATTCTATATTTAGCATTAGCGTTTACCATGAACATCAAGCGATATATTAAATCCGTTCGCCGTAATCCGCTGAGATACCAATAA
- a CDS encoding AraC family transcriptional regulator → MFKFDYTYTDYEQLVRELAKKLEVPVVDNAVQFPTAIADGSYQFIILPNGLHATIMNCTMHEDWLVHRKKNPAEEYYVLRFDELSIPGSLVVTIGDDKVKENNTAKAIAYLTSTLFDWSYLSTQGTSFKGIAILFNKEWLAKYLDIATAENVLSTYISLKSENLNIEPLDNSYRRWMRTIMEVQPDNPLRLTIIQNRIMLMIERFFTHLYDKMHNPTFRIPLSPDDINRVMQIEGILTKDIFQSPPSIQQLAKMVSISESKLKKDFKIMYGFPIYEYYQQARMQAAQDKLLTGRFSVKEVAMELGYSNLSNFTIAFKKQFGVLPSQLLSEQ, encoded by the coding sequence GTGTTCAAATTTGACTATACATATACCGACTATGAGCAACTGGTACGTGAACTGGCCAAAAAACTGGAAGTTCCCGTAGTGGACAATGCCGTGCAATTTCCGACGGCTATTGCCGATGGCTCCTACCAGTTCATCATTCTGCCCAACGGCCTGCATGCTACCATTATGAACTGTACCATGCATGAAGACTGGCTGGTGCACCGCAAGAAGAACCCGGCGGAGGAGTATTATGTGCTTCGCTTTGATGAATTGAGCATTCCTGGTTCCCTGGTGGTCACCATCGGGGACGATAAGGTCAAGGAGAACAATACCGCCAAGGCCATCGCTTACCTGACCAGTACCTTGTTTGACTGGTCCTACCTCAGTACCCAGGGCACCAGCTTTAAAGGCATCGCCATCCTCTTCAACAAAGAATGGCTGGCTAAATACCTGGATATTGCAACAGCTGAAAACGTGCTGTCCACCTATATTTCATTGAAATCAGAGAACCTCAATATAGAGCCGCTGGACAACAGCTACCGCCGCTGGATGCGTACTATTATGGAAGTGCAGCCGGATAACCCGCTGCGACTGACCATTATCCAGAACCGCATCATGCTGATGATTGAACGTTTTTTCACCCACCTGTACGATAAAATGCATAACCCGACCTTCCGTATCCCTTTATCGCCGGACGATATCAACCGGGTGATGCAGATAGAAGGTATTCTCACCAAAGACATATTTCAATCGCCGCCCTCCATCCAGCAACTGGCCAAAATGGTCTCTATCAGTGAATCCAAGCTGAAAAAAGATTTCAAGATCATGTATGGCTTCCCCATCTATGAATACTACCAGCAAGCCCGTATGCAGGCTGCTCAGGATAAACTGCTGACCGGCAGGTTCTCGGTCAAGGAAGTGGCCATGGAACTGGGTTATTCCAATCTGAGCAACTTTACCATCGCTTTCAAAAAACAGTTCGGCGTACTGCCCAGCCAGCTCCTGTCAGAACAGTAG
- the kdsA gene encoding 3-deoxy-8-phosphooctulonate synthase, whose protein sequence is MEKMLKDLFAQQQYDEKNFFLIAGPCVVESEELLMEVADKVSGICKNLGIPYVFKASYRKANRTSASSFTGLGDEVAMQLLKKTGDYYKLPVTSDIHAHEEAALAAQYIDILQIPAFLCRQTDLLEAAAQTGRIVNVKKGQFLSGPSMKFAAEKIRKAGNDKVILTERGNTFGYQDLVVDYRNIPWMKEHGAPVVMDCTHSLQQPNQTSGVTGGNPQLIGTIAKAAIATGADGLFIETHPNPAVAKSDGANMLQLDRLEGLLQELVKLRKAVVA, encoded by the coding sequence ATGGAAAAAATGTTAAAAGACCTGTTTGCACAGCAACAATACGATGAGAAGAATTTCTTCCTGATAGCCGGACCCTGTGTGGTGGAAAGTGAGGAGCTGCTGATGGAAGTGGCCGATAAAGTATCCGGCATCTGTAAAAACCTGGGCATCCCCTATGTATTCAAAGCCAGCTACCGCAAAGCCAACCGTACCAGCGCTTCCTCCTTCACCGGCCTGGGCGATGAAGTAGCCATGCAGCTGCTGAAAAAGACCGGCGACTATTACAAGCTGCCCGTAACCTCCGATATTCATGCGCATGAAGAAGCAGCGCTGGCCGCACAGTATATCGATATTCTGCAGATCCCGGCCTTTCTCTGCCGGCAGACCGACCTGCTGGAAGCCGCCGCACAGACCGGCCGCATTGTCAACGTAAAAAAGGGACAGTTCCTCAGCGGCCCTTCCATGAAATTTGCCGCCGAGAAGATCCGCAAGGCCGGCAATGATAAAGTGATCCTCACTGAACGTGGCAATACCTTCGGCTACCAGGACCTGGTGGTGGACTATCGCAATATTCCCTGGATGAAAGAGCATGGTGCGCCTGTAGTGATGGACTGCACCCATAGCCTGCAACAGCCTAACCAGACCAGCGGTGTTACCGGCGGTAACCCGCAGCTGATTGGCACTATTGCCAAAGCCGCCATTGCTACCGGTGCAGACGGCCTCTTCATTGAAACCCATCCCAACCCGGCCGTGGCCAAGAGCGATGGCGCCAATATGCTGCAGCTGGACCGGCTGGAAGGGTTACTCCAGGAACTGGTAAAACTGCGCAAAGCCGTTGTAGCTTAA
- a CDS encoding NAD-dependent epimerase/dehydratase family protein produces MIRERILVIGASGQIGVELTLALRNIYGNNNVIASDLREENELLKGTGPYVSIDVMNKEMLHVQVIRQNVTQIYLLAAMLSATGEKNPNLAWHLNMQGLLNVLDIAREEKIYKVYWPSSIAVFGPTSPKQNCPQQTIIEPTTVYGISKYAGEFWCDYYHQRFGVDVRSMRYPGLISYKSAPGGGTTDYAVEIFHEALEEKKYTCFLQEDTYLPMMYMPDAIRATIELMEAPAAKISVRHSYNLSSMSFSPKEIADEIRKEIPEFKIDYKPDYRQQIADSWPQSIDDSVARRDWDWKHEYDLAKMTKDMLTNLKK; encoded by the coding sequence ATGATCAGAGAACGAATTTTAGTTATTGGCGCATCCGGTCAGATCGGTGTAGAGCTGACGCTGGCCCTGCGAAACATATATGGTAACAACAACGTTATTGCCTCCGACCTCCGTGAAGAGAATGAGCTGCTGAAAGGAACTGGTCCTTACGTGAGCATTGACGTTATGAACAAGGAAATGCTGCACGTACAGGTGATCCGCCAGAACGTGACCCAGATCTATCTCCTGGCCGCCATGCTGTCTGCTACCGGTGAAAAGAATCCCAACCTGGCCTGGCACCTGAACATGCAGGGGCTGCTGAACGTACTGGATATTGCCCGTGAAGAAAAGATCTACAAAGTATACTGGCCCAGCAGCATCGCTGTATTTGGCCCTACTTCTCCCAAACAGAACTGTCCCCAGCAAACCATTATTGAACCTACTACGGTGTATGGCATCAGCAAATATGCCGGTGAATTCTGGTGCGATTACTACCACCAGCGTTTTGGGGTGGATGTACGCAGCATGCGTTACCCGGGCCTGATCAGTTATAAATCGGCTCCCGGCGGTGGTACTACTGACTATGCCGTGGAAATTTTCCATGAGGCGCTGGAAGAAAAGAAATATACCTGCTTTCTCCAGGAGGATACTTACCTGCCCATGATGTATATGCCTGACGCCATCCGCGCCACCATTGAGCTGATGGAAGCGCCGGCAGCCAAAATTTCCGTCAGGCATTCCTATAACCTCTCGTCCATGAGCTTCTCACCCAAAGAGATTGCGGACGAGATCCGTAAAGAGATCCCCGAGTTTAAAATTGATTACAAACCGGACTATCGTCAGCAGATCGCCGACAGCTGGCCGCAAAGCATTGATGATTCTGTGGCCCGCCGCGACTGGGACTGGAAGCATGAGTATGACCTGGCCAAGATGACGAAGGACATGCTGACCAATCTCAAAAAATAA